In Spirosoma aureum, a single genomic region encodes these proteins:
- a CDS encoding porin family protein, translating into MKKFYFFTLFTTFWLVQQYAVAQKASTITHQTGLKAGLNLSRWAEGGNGQSYPVYSYRLFNSNVPGLQIGVWHQFTLSKKMAVATELYFATKGRSFNYILNDEDKSHQERTLGLTLPVLLCYQLVPKLSIKAGPAVNYMLTKTITFDLLRSLLYISSWDISAMAGLSYQLNNRWSTDLRYEYGFGNMLNHEPPGYKKIQNRSLQLSVQYQLGR; encoded by the coding sequence ATGAAAAAGTTTTATTTTTTTACCTTATTCACTACTTTCTGGCTGGTCCAACAATACGCTGTTGCGCAGAAGGCAAGCACCATCACTCATCAAACGGGCCTCAAAGCGGGGCTTAACCTCTCCCGTTGGGCAGAGGGTGGTAACGGGCAAAGTTACCCGGTTTACAGCTATCGGTTGTTTAACTCTAACGTTCCGGGCCTGCAAATTGGCGTGTGGCACCAGTTCACGCTATCAAAAAAGATGGCAGTGGCCACCGAGTTGTATTTTGCCACCAAAGGCCGTTCATTTAATTACATATTGAATGACGAAGACAAGTCACACCAGGAACGAACGTTGGGTCTGACGCTACCCGTTCTATTATGCTATCAGCTAGTGCCAAAGCTTAGTATCAAGGCTGGCCCTGCTGTCAATTACATGCTTACAAAAACCATCACGTTTGATTTATTGCGGAGCCTTCTCTATATCTCCAGTTGGGATATTTCGGCAATGGCTGGGCTATCGTATCAGCTGAATAATCGTTGGAGTACTGATCTTCGTTATGAATATGGCTTCGGCAATATGTTAAATCATGAGCCTCCAGGCTATAAAAAGATTCAGAATCGCTCACTGCAGTTGTCGGTACAGTACCAGCTTGGTCGATAA
- a CDS encoding Ig domain-containing protein → MPIYTLTEGNLSVPVTLSYDGSGIAVDAAASGVGLNWQLNAGGFISRQVRGYADEGNIRMSPQAGSVNIYKGYLLSGYPSDSAFAFLKDFEPDVFTLSLNGLVISFMLKQQDNTIKAVLLNNDVDIDIQIVKTTQGTFDNCYEPIDLAFWELGHQAAESSSYGGFSSFVVTTTDGLKYYFGETANEREYSFSKKQLELQEYDLRRNSFSEKQLNIYPSTTPTTWRISRIVNPKNNNTQEYQSIKFTYKRTHQRIQLSAYNKSFSPVSSSCQDLPKITSSDDEYFAYKCDLISIKGTLSEITINDTNIPTPTNISSVISGNTGSDFSIYARYDLLPLNLPSTIKTWCYPKEPDFKVTDKVIANPFICPPTQSINHIIINDLTSGKKNGMYLHHNYFDSYTRNLSNSTTDIQPNSRLNLKGIYPIKFNSDGTTELMPGYTFGYEAGPLPKVTSLARDHWGYYNGQDANNVNGTLYNFTTSTNTGPSCPEKSANLDAVASSATVGVLKYIRFPTGGQQGYEYELHDSYNFARPIGGLRAKIVRTIENISGKESRTTYTYKNKSNTASSGYLAVCPLYGLERSRLDNNLQWTTDYYVQPDIYSTILSRFTYGSYIAYENVREEMVNESNETLGYTDYEFLNWSDSQSVNTCSIQSGEEIYNNPFSNLPINACDDEFFGFFKSPSVAYPYVPSNLNAPRYAFWQGKLKSVRIYRVSSGQAELLQETTYNYLLTEKTDCEGLEGGLFMAPTYIKIGTITNGINPQPIAQVLNSASSISGYAQTGTGLFAPAFTVATTALGFASFALSYAAFIIQWLSVFSTTYIEDDSQYYIEKYKTPVSEIRLVKSVARTFNPSNVSAAPIEIATDYVYGSSLHKQVTAAKTYNTANPGNLLSEQLVKYSLDYLTGSSCITTSSEDLAGIIALQSRKALVPIEVVNKRNGRVIGGHYFQYYGISGKEGLLRAVYALELSSPIPSASFAISNSDASCSFSKDANYKIQYQINEYNNGGLATSTKKINEGGTSLFTFGSDNFLPIETKYRSGSKQYIQKYEYHVPLWGPSKITSSDNSVVNYTYDELGRPKAIQDHNNDVLKTYAYNFKSVAFGPAVVGTIPGQYGTVGQQYSYTAPYSLFDYSSENSTSITIDPTGLPSWLVATANTISGTPPADAIGNTYTINVRATGSNGSVTTISYILRISNCSGIDPYIVTGTFSSSTPVSLNAINRMETDANQPVTINPEATVQLKAGQLIQLKPGFTIKPGATFRAYNGPCN, encoded by the coding sequence ATGCCTATTTATACCCTAACGGAAGGGAATCTTAGCGTTCCTGTAACCCTTAGCTACGATGGGTCCGGTATTGCGGTAGATGCTGCTGCTTCGGGCGTAGGACTGAACTGGCAACTTAATGCGGGCGGCTTCATTAGCAGGCAGGTTCGTGGCTATGCTGATGAAGGAAACATACGAATGAGCCCACAGGCAGGATCGGTGAATATATATAAAGGGTATCTCCTATCCGGTTATCCTTCCGATTCGGCTTTTGCCTTTCTGAAAGATTTCGAACCGGACGTATTTACCCTGTCATTAAATGGGCTGGTTATCAGCTTCATGCTAAAACAGCAGGATAATACGATCAAAGCTGTTCTGCTCAACAATGATGTTGATATAGATATACAAATAGTAAAAACTACACAAGGTACGTTTGATAACTGCTATGAACCGATCGACCTGGCTTTTTGGGAGCTGGGGCATCAAGCTGCTGAGAGCAGTTCGTATGGGGGCTTCTCCAGTTTTGTCGTTACGACTACTGATGGCCTAAAATACTATTTTGGAGAGACTGCCAATGAGCGGGAATACAGTTTTTCAAAGAAGCAGCTGGAACTTCAGGAATATGATTTACGAAGAAATAGCTTTTCGGAAAAACAACTAAATATATACCCGTCTACAACCCCTACTACATGGCGAATATCAAGAATTGTTAATCCTAAAAATAACAATACACAAGAATATCAATCTATAAAATTTACCTATAAAAGAACACACCAGCGTATTCAACTAAGTGCTTATAATAAATCATTTAGTCCGGTATCAAGTTCGTGCCAGGATTTACCAAAAATCACGTCGAGTGATGACGAATATTTCGCTTACAAATGTGATTTGATATCAATAAAAGGTACGCTTTCTGAAATCACTATCAACGACACCAATATTCCAACACCGACAAACATCTCGTCCGTAATTTCAGGCAATACTGGTAGTGATTTTTCGATCTATGCGCGGTATGATTTACTACCACTTAATTTGCCGTCAACGATAAAAACCTGGTGTTACCCTAAAGAACCTGATTTTAAAGTAACTGATAAAGTCATAGCAAACCCATTTATATGCCCACCAACACAATCCATCAATCACATTATCATTAACGACTTGACGAGTGGCAAAAAAAATGGAATGTATTTACACCATAATTATTTTGACTCGTATACGCGCAATCTGTCAAACTCGACCACAGACATTCAGCCAAACTCCCGCTTAAATTTAAAAGGAATTTACCCAATTAAATTCAATAGTGATGGCACTACCGAATTAATGCCAGGTTATACGTTTGGTTATGAGGCAGGCCCACTACCTAAAGTAACCTCACTAGCCAGAGATCATTGGGGGTATTATAACGGGCAAGATGCAAACAACGTTAATGGGACTCTTTATAATTTTACAACTAGTACTAACACGGGCCCTTCATGCCCTGAAAAATCCGCCAATCTAGATGCAGTAGCGTCGTCTGCCACAGTAGGAGTTCTGAAGTATATACGCTTTCCGACCGGAGGACAACAAGGCTATGAATATGAGTTACATGATAGCTATAACTTCGCCAGGCCGATTGGTGGATTAAGGGCGAAAATTGTTCGAACAATTGAAAATATTAGCGGTAAGGAAAGCCGAACCACTTACACTTATAAAAATAAGAGTAACACAGCTTCTTCGGGTTATCTGGCTGTATGTCCGCTTTATGGACTAGAGCGTTCAAGGTTGGATAACAATTTACAGTGGACTACTGACTATTATGTACAACCAGACATCTACTCAACTATACTATCTCGATTCACATACGGCAGCTACATCGCTTATGAGAACGTTCGGGAAGAAATGGTCAATGAAAGCAACGAGACGCTTGGCTATACGGACTATGAATTTTTGAATTGGTCCGATAGCCAAAGCGTAAATACTTGTTCCATTCAGAGTGGGGAAGAGATTTATAACAATCCATTCTCCAATTTACCTATCAATGCCTGCGACGATGAGTTTTTTGGATTTTTCAAATCCCCTTCAGTAGCTTACCCCTATGTCCCATCTAATTTAAATGCCCCCAGGTATGCCTTCTGGCAGGGAAAGCTAAAAAGTGTGCGTATATACCGCGTCTCATCTGGTCAGGCCGAATTGCTTCAGGAAACAACTTATAATTATTTACTAACTGAAAAAACGGATTGTGAAGGGTTGGAGGGCGGCTTGTTTATGGCCCCTACTTACATTAAAATAGGTACAATCACCAATGGTATTAATCCGCAGCCTATTGCACAAGTACTAAATTCAGCTTCATCTATTTCAGGATATGCCCAAACAGGTACAGGGCTTTTTGCTCCAGCATTTACAGTTGCTACTACGGCTTTAGGTTTTGCCTCGTTTGCATTGAGTTATGCCGCTTTTATTATTCAATGGTTGAGCGTATTCTCTACGACTTATATAGAAGATGATAGCCAATATTACATTGAAAAATATAAAACTCCTGTAAGTGAAATCCGACTTGTTAAGAGCGTAGCGCGTACCTTCAATCCATCGAATGTCAGTGCAGCACCGATTGAAATTGCTACTGATTATGTTTATGGTAGCTCGCTCCATAAGCAGGTAACCGCTGCGAAGACCTACAATACTGCAAATCCTGGCAATTTGCTATCGGAACAGCTAGTAAAATATTCACTAGACTACCTTACTGGCTCTTCCTGCATTACTACTTCCAGCGAAGATCTGGCAGGTATAATAGCCTTACAGAGCCGGAAAGCACTTGTTCCGATTGAGGTGGTTAATAAACGGAATGGCCGAGTAATTGGAGGGCACTATTTCCAATACTATGGTATATCCGGCAAAGAAGGATTATTACGCGCGGTATATGCGCTGGAACTAAGTTCTCCAATACCATCGGCTTCATTTGCTATCTCAAATTCAGATGCCTCATGCTCATTTAGTAAAGATGCTAACTACAAAATTCAATATCAGATCAATGAGTATAACAACGGGGGCCTGGCAACCTCTACGAAGAAAATAAATGAAGGTGGAACATCTCTGTTTACTTTTGGCAGTGACAATTTCCTTCCAATTGAAACAAAGTATAGGTCTGGTTCCAAGCAGTATATCCAAAAATATGAATACCATGTTCCTCTTTGGGGACCCAGTAAGATAACCAGTTCGGATAACTCTGTGGTTAATTATACCTATGATGAGTTGGGACGACCTAAAGCAATACAGGATCATAATAATGATGTTTTAAAAACATATGCTTACAATTTTAAATCAGTCGCATTTGGTCCAGCCGTTGTGGGCACAATTCCGGGCCAATATGGGACGGTTGGCCAGCAATATTCTTATACAGCTCCCTACTCTTTATTTGATTATTCCTCTGAAAATTCTACTTCAATTACAATCGACCCTACAGGACTACCTAGCTGGTTGGTAGCTACGGCTAATACAATAAGCGGCACACCACCAGCCGATGCTATCGGAAATACATACACCATAAATGTACGGGCAACAGGTAGTAACGGGTCTGTTACGACTATTTCATATATACTCCGAATTAGCAACTGTTCCGGCATCGATCCTTACATCGTAACGGGTACGTTTTCGTCGTCTACACCGGTATCACTCAACGCCATTAATCGGATGGAGACGGATGCGAATCAGCCTGTTACGATAAATCCAGAAGCAACAGTACAGTTAAAAGCCGGACAACTTATTCAACTTAAACCGGGCTTCACCATTAAGCCGGGGGCTACCTTCCGGGCTTATAATGGGCCTTGCAATTAA